A genomic region of Arachis stenosperma cultivar V10309 chromosome 9, arast.V10309.gnm1.PFL2, whole genome shotgun sequence contains the following coding sequences:
- the LOC130949175 gene encoding uncharacterized protein LOC130949175 translates to MTGVSIFVKDKNSPNNRAHQQAGFCRVSQGLQSSLLQSRLPETEFRPLPAEAHCFLLKEISAFNTSKFNLLSLLFQSRLRMASSSRKPHDHCKGSADTAQVGSERQELVHDEEETCLDTMIEADDFDRDNVDKCVGLANSFVESEVLRAEDVLHMEFNNPEEASRFYKEYGRARGFSIRQGKKIKNSKGEFVRYTYLCNREGFRDKKWLEKSDRKREHKVVTRCGCLAEMRIKRKAESGKWYVSRFVDEHNHEAVPARYLLGPERVDVNQTGDMTALYRTRLLRMASSSRKLHDHCKRSADTIQVGSERQDLVDDEVETSLDTVNEPDDIDGDNVDKCVRLDDGFIESEVLRAEDVLHMEFNDPEEASRFYNEYGRAKGFAIRQGKKIKNSKGEFVRYTYLCNREGFRDKKWLDKSDRKRDHKAVTRCGCLAEMRIKRKAGSGKWYVSRFVDEHNHEAVPPRYLLGPGRVVNQTGDMTALYRTRVDAFVHLCKRLAKAACLTDEDYKLYTDRILRDTILLEIKNGLGVEVVRGSNVNAEVAKDPIHVGTKGTGCANEASGSKGTKKRKCSTWGRRGHRRTRFPNGSPSAALPGEDAVQDRTGHRLQNGVMGQQEFVKRKRTVDFLPPVSFAKFL, encoded by the exons ATGACCGGAGTTTCCATATTCGTAAAAGACAAAAATAGCCCGAATAATAGAGCACACCAACAGGCAGGGTTTTGCCGCGTGTCACAAGGGCTTCAAAGCTCATTGCTGCAGTCACGGCTGCCGGAGACAGAGTTTCGGCCACTTCCGGCGGAGGCGCATTGTTTCTTGCTTAAAGAGATCAGTGCGTTTAACACTTCCAAATTTAATCTGCTTTCTCTGTTGTTCCAATCAAG GTTGAGAATGGCTTCCTCCAGCAGAAAGCCGCATGATCATTGCAAAGGGAGTGCTGACACAGCCCAAGTTGGGAGTGAAAGGCAGGAGCTTGTTCATGATGAAGAG GAAACATGCTTGGACACGATGATTGAAGCCGATGACTTCGACAGGGACAATGTTGACAAATGTGTAGGGTTGGCCAACAGCTTTGTAGAGTCTGAAGTACTTCGAGCTGAGGATGTGCTACATATGGAGTTCAACAATCCGGAGGAAGCTAGTCGCTTCTATAAGGAGTATGGGCGAGCTAGGGGTTTCTCTATAAGGCAGGGAAAGAAGATAAAAAACAGTAAAGGGGAATTTGTTCGATACACCTATCTCTGCAACAGAGAAGGATTTAGAGAtaagaagtggttggagaaaaGTGATCGCAAGAGGGAGCACAAGGTTGTAACCCGTTGCGGCTGTCTTGCCGAGATGAGGATTAAGAGGAAAGCTGAGAGTGGGAAATGGTATGTGTCACGCTTTGTGGATGAACATAACCATGAGGCTGTTCCAGCAAGGTACCTGTTGGGACCGGAAAGAGTTGATGTCAATCAAACTGGTGACATGACAGCATTGTACAGAACCAGATT GTTGAGAATGGCTTCCTCTAGCAGAAAGCTGCATGATCATTGCAAAAGGAGTGCTGACACAATCCAAGTTGGGAGTGAAAGGCAGGACCTTGTTGATGATGAAGTG GAAACATCCTTGGACACAGTGAATGAACCCGATGACATCGACGGGGACAATGTTGACAAGTGTGTAAGGTTGGACGATGGCTTTATAGAGTCTGAAGTCCTTCGAGCTGAGGATGTACTACATATGGAGTTCAATGATCCTGAGGAAGCTAGTCGCTTCTACAATGAGTACGGGCGAGCTAAGGGTTTTGCTATAAGGCAGGGAAAGAAGATAAAAAACAGTAAAGGGGAATTTGTTCGGTACACTTATCTCTGCAACAGAGAAGGATTTAGAGACAAGAAGTGGTTGGACAAAAGTGATCGAAAGAGGGACCACAAGGCTGTAACCCGTTGCGGCTGTCTTGCCGAAATGAGGATTAAGAGAAAAGCTGGGAGTGGGAAATGGTATGTATCGCGGTTTGTTGACGAACATAACCATGAGGCTGTTCCGCCAAGGTACCTGTTGGGACCGGGAAGAGTTGTCAATCAAACTGGCGACATGACAGCGTTGTACAGAACCAGAGTGGATGCATTTGTGCATCTGTGTAAGCGTTTAGCAAAGGCAGCTTGCTTGACGGATGAGGACTACAAGTTGTATACCGATAGGATTTTGAGAGATACAATTTTATTAGAAATCAAGAACGGGTTGGGTGTTGAGGTCGTGAGAGGAAGTAATGTCAATGCTGAGGTAGCAAAGGATCCAATCCACGTGGGGACAAAGGGAACAGGCTGTGCCAACGAAGCATCTGGTTCAAAGGGAACAAAGAAACGCAAGTGCAGCACCTGGGGCCGTCGCGGGCATCGCAGGACTAGGTTCCCGAATGGGTCGCCATCAGCTGCATTGCCTGGTGAAGATGCTGTACAAGACCGCACGGGCCACAGGCTTCAAAAT GGAGTGATGGGCCAGCAAGAATTTGTGAAGCGGAAAAGGACAGTTGACTTTCTGCCTCCGGTATCGTTTGCCAAGTttctttga